Proteins co-encoded in one Acinetobacter lwoffii genomic window:
- a CDS encoding ATP-binding cassette domain-containing protein: MIQLDQLSIRRGGRVLFQKASMQLHPGWKIGLTGVNGAGKSTLFSALLGGMESDTGSLTRPAVWTVAHMAQEIKALNMKAIDFVLSGDEEYWDIQQKLDQPDQLDDAELAHLYGRFDEISGYSAPAKASQLMAGLGFFEHQSQLDVSSFSGGWRMRLNLARTLMSRSDLLLLDEPTNHLDLDAILWLEDWLKAYEGTLVLISHDRDFLDAITDHILHIENQELILYTGNYSTFERTRSERLAQQQQAYEKQLETRAHLQKYIDRFKAQATKAKQAQSRIKQLERMQELSAAHVDTPFTFSFREPTKMSSPLLQLEHADIGYGDKLIVTNVNLQITPNSRIGLLGMNGAGKSTLIKSLVGDLKLIQGLRKDSELLNIGYFAQHQMDALDGNASPMLQLARIADKKISEASLRSFLGSFGFSGERMDTPSESFSGGERARLALALIVWQRPNVLILDEPTNHLDLDMRHALTMALQDFQGAVVLVSHERQLIASVCDELLLVHNGQCREFDGDLTAYADWLRQARIEMIKNGQKPAEPVKSQVEVKPTISKLDKEAQRKEAARQRELSRPIRKNIEKFEAQMAKLQPRLIEIENLLGDSALYEASRKNDLLKLMNEQTELKAKLETAEEQMLELMMELESLEQTF; the protein is encoded by the coding sequence ATGATTCAGTTAGACCAGTTATCTATACGTCGCGGTGGACGTGTTTTATTTCAAAAAGCGTCGATGCAGTTACACCCAGGATGGAAAATTGGCCTAACCGGTGTCAATGGTGCTGGAAAATCAACCCTGTTTTCAGCCTTGCTCGGCGGCATGGAATCGGACACCGGTTCGCTGACCCGACCTGCGGTATGGACCGTAGCGCATATGGCTCAGGAAATCAAAGCACTGAATATGAAAGCCATTGATTTCGTCTTGTCGGGTGATGAAGAATACTGGGATATTCAGCAGAAACTCGATCAACCGGATCAACTGGATGATGCAGAACTGGCTCATTTATATGGCCGTTTTGATGAAATTTCAGGTTATTCTGCTCCTGCCAAAGCTTCACAACTGATGGCTGGTCTGGGCTTCTTTGAACATCAATCACAGCTGGATGTTTCAAGTTTTTCCGGTGGCTGGCGTATGCGTTTGAATCTGGCACGTACCCTGATGAGCCGATCAGACTTACTGCTCCTCGATGAACCAACCAACCATCTGGACTTGGACGCAATTCTCTGGCTCGAAGACTGGCTGAAAGCCTATGAAGGTACGCTGGTACTGATTTCGCATGACCGGGACTTCCTCGATGCGATTACCGATCACATTTTACATATCGAAAATCAGGAACTGATTTTATATACCGGTAACTATTCAACTTTTGAGCGCACCCGTAGTGAGCGTTTAGCGCAGCAGCAACAGGCGTATGAAAAGCAGCTGGAAACCCGCGCGCATCTGCAAAAATATATTGACCGTTTTAAAGCGCAAGCGACCAAAGCCAAACAGGCACAGAGCCGGATCAAACAGCTGGAACGAATGCAGGAACTATCTGCAGCCCATGTCGATACGCCATTTACCTTCAGTTTCCGTGAACCGACCAAAATGAGTTCGCCGTTATTGCAACTGGAACATGCCGATATTGGTTATGGCGACAAGCTGATTGTCACCAATGTAAATTTACAGATCACGCCAAACAGCCGGATCGGTTTGCTTGGGATGAATGGTGCCGGTAAATCCACGCTGATTAAATCGCTGGTCGGTGACCTGAAACTGATTCAGGGTCTGCGGAAAGATTCAGAATTACTGAATATTGGTTATTTTGCCCAGCATCAAATGGATGCACTGGATGGTAATGCCAGCCCAATGTTACAGCTTGCACGTATCGCAGATAAAAAAATCAGTGAAGCCAGTCTACGCTCCTTCTTGGGTAGTTTCGGTTTTAGTGGCGAACGTATGGATACGCCAAGCGAAAGCTTCTCAGGCGGTGAACGTGCACGTTTGGCCCTAGCACTGATTGTTTGGCAGCGTCCGAATGTACTGATTCTGGATGAGCCGACCAACCATTTAGACCTGGATATGCGTCATGCACTGACTATGGCTTTACAAGATTTTCAGGGCGCGGTAGTTCTAGTTTCGCATGAACGTCAGCTCATCGCCAGTGTCTGTGATGAACTGCTACTGGTACATAATGGTCAATGCCGTGAGTTTGATGGTGATCTTACTGCCTATGCTGACTGGTTACGCCAAGCCCGTATTGAGATGATTAAAAATGGGCAAAAGCCAGCAGAACCGGTGAAATCCCAAGTCGAAGTCAAACCGACTATTTCCAAACTGGACAAGGAAGCACAACGTAAGGAAGCTGCTCGCCAGCGGGAACTAAGTCGTCCGATTCGCAAGAATATTGAAAAATTCGAAGCACAGATGGCCAAACTACAGCCGCGACTGATTGAAATTGAAAACCTGCTGGGTGACAGTGCTTTATACGAAGCATCACGTAAAAATGATTTGCTGAAACTGATGAATGAGCAAACCGAGCTAAAAGCCAAACTGGAAACAGCCGAAGAGCAAATGCTAGAACTGATGATGGAACTGGAAAGTCTGGAACAGACGTTCTAA